One window of Tepidanaerobacter acetatoxydans Re1 genomic DNA carries:
- a CDS encoding response regulator transcription factor, with amino-acid sequence MPNRVLIIDDDAELCALMKKCIKQEGLEADITYTGRDGLTKIAEQNGAYCLVILDVMLPGINGFQVLSEIRKGSMVPILMLTAKGDEIDKVTGLRLGADDYLTKPFSINELMARIESLIRRYTTFNQSTQLDILNLKNMVIDKENRTVCVNGESVNLTGKEFDLLVFLASNKGRVFTKKQIYTQVWEGEYAFDDNNIMSFISKLRKKIEPDVEHPFYILTVHGVGYRFNKEV; translated from the coding sequence ATGCCAAATAGAGTTTTAATCATAGACGATGATGCAGAGCTTTGCGCATTGATGAAAAAATGCATCAAACAAGAGGGATTGGAAGCGGATATTACCTATACGGGCAGGGACGGACTGACAAAAATCGCAGAGCAAAACGGTGCATATTGCCTTGTGATTTTGGACGTTATGCTGCCCGGCATAAACGGCTTTCAGGTGTTGTCCGAAATACGAAAAGGCAGCATGGTTCCCATACTTATGCTTACGGCTAAAGGCGATGAAATCGACAAAGTGACCGGTTTACGTCTTGGCGCGGACGATTACCTGACAAAGCCCTTCAGCATCAATGAACTGATGGCGCGAATAGAATCCCTGATACGGCGATACACGACATTCAATCAATCGACGCAGCTTGATATTCTCAATCTTAAAAATATGGTGATTGACAAGGAAAACCGAACCGTCTGCGTAAATGGAGAATCAGTCAATCTTACCGGCAAGGAATTTGATTTACTGGTATTTCTGGCCTCCAATAAAGGGCGCGTATTTACGAAAAAGCAAATCTACACGCAGGTTTGGGAGGGTGAATATGCCTTTGACGATAACAACATCATGTCTTTTATCAGTAAACTGCGAAAAAAGATTGAGCCTGACGTAGAACACCCCTTTTATATCCTGACCGTGCACGGCGTCGGTTATCGCTTTAACAAGGAGGTGTAA
- a CDS encoding sensor histidine kinase, which yields MNWALIFFFTTLLCICVIAYLATRFCRVREQLSIIKDVLEDIKKGNLNRRILTRKNDMTKTICYNINEIAASDQAQLIRQKQSEQAYKRLMTSLSHDVKTPLTSLVGYLEAIQEKIVTGEEKEEYIRVALDKANHLKGFVESLFEWVKLDAKEQIFQFETCDLNELSRDVLADWIPTLEDKQFAYEIDIPDAEYSIRLDRNAYTRILNNLLQNVLLHSEGNEVSIHISEDEKQANIIVADNGKGIPEKDLSHIFERLYQGDESRGGIGNGLGLSIVQELVAVHDGTICAESLPHGGTTLTISLPKAL from the coding sequence ATGAACTGGGCACTGATTTTCTTTTTCACTACCCTTTTATGTATCTGTGTGATTGCCTATCTTGCGACAAGGTTCTGCCGTGTCAGGGAACAGCTTTCTATTATCAAAGACGTACTGGAAGATATAAAAAAAGGGAACCTCAACCGCCGTATTCTTACAAGAAAAAACGATATGACAAAAACGATTTGCTACAATATCAATGAAATTGCTGCAAGCGATCAAGCACAGCTTATCAGACAGAAACAATCGGAGCAAGCCTATAAGCGCCTTATGACAAGCCTTTCCCATGATGTCAAAACCCCTTTGACCTCCTTGGTCGGCTACTTGGAGGCCATTCAGGAAAAAATTGTGACGGGAGAGGAGAAAGAGGAATATATCAGAGTAGCTTTAGACAAGGCCAATCACTTAAAGGGCTTTGTGGAATCCCTGTTCGAGTGGGTGAAACTGGACGCCAAAGAACAAATATTCCAATTTGAAACCTGTGATTTGAACGAGCTTTCCCGCGACGTTTTAGCAGACTGGATACCCACGCTGGAGGATAAACAATTTGCTTATGAAATAGACATTCCCGATGCGGAATACAGCATACGGTTAGACCGTAATGCGTATACGCGCATACTCAACAACCTGCTTCAAAATGTTCTTTTACACAGTGAAGGTAATGAAGTATCCATTCATATTTCAGAGGATGAAAAGCAAGCAAATATCATTGTAGCGGACAACGGCAAAGGGATACCCGAAAAGGATTTGTCCCATATTTTTGAACGGCTGTATCAGGGTGATGAATCCCGTGGGGGTATCGGAAACGGCCTTGGGCTATCCATTGTTCAGGAACTTGTCGCCGTACACGACGGCACGATTTGTGCGGAAAGTCTCCCGCATGGCGGCACAACATTGACTATATCACTTCCGAAAGCCCTGTGA
- a CDS encoding ABC transporter ATP-binding protein → MDHLMIETRQLTKVYGEQTVVSKVNLHVQKGRIYGLLGRNGAGKTTIMKMILGLTSITSGEAFVFGQNIKGNEKRIYPRIGAIIETPGFYPNLTGTENLEIFAKLRGTSKPNAVKEALGVVGLPYKDKKIFSKYSLGMKQRLGIANAILHDPELLILDEPTNGLDPIGISEVRNFIRDLCVERGKTILLSSHILSEISLLADDIGIIHNGVLLEENSLAELQKKNGKYILLQVSDTAKAALVLERRFHVKEYSVQDDHTLRLYETALDMAEINKTLMLENISVTSSQLCNDTLEDYFKKVTGGEGIA, encoded by the coding sequence ATGGATCATCTGATGATTGAAACCCGGCAGTTGACCAAGGTATACGGAGAGCAAACTGTCGTAAGTAAAGTAAACCTCCATGTGCAAAAAGGCCGCATTTACGGGCTGCTTGGCCGAAATGGAGCAGGTAAAACCACGATTATGAAAATGATTTTGGGGCTTACTTCCATTACCTCCGGCGAAGCCTTCGTTTTCGGTCAAAACATCAAAGGCAACGAGAAACGCATTTATCCCCGGATTGGGGCGATTATCGAAACTCCCGGTTTTTATCCTAATCTGACGGGAACTGAAAACCTTGAAATCTTTGCGAAACTGAGGGGAACTTCAAAACCGAACGCCGTTAAGGAGGCCCTTGGAGTTGTGGGCTTGCCCTATAAGGACAAAAAGATTTTCAGCAAATATTCCCTTGGCATGAAACAGCGCCTTGGAATCGCCAATGCCATCCTTCATGACCCTGAGCTTCTCATACTGGATGAACCCACAAACGGCCTTGACCCTATCGGTATATCGGAAGTAAGGAATTTTATCCGGGACTTATGCGTGGAACGGGGAAAAACGATTCTGCTTTCCAGCCATATTCTTTCGGAAATTTCCTTACTGGCTGACGACATTGGGATTATCCATAACGGCGTTTTGCTGGAAGAAAACAGCTTGGCGGAGCTGCAAAAGAAAAATGGTAAGTATATCCTGCTGCAAGTTTCCGATACGGCAAAGGCCGCTTTGGTGCTGGAACGCAGGTTCCATGTGAAAGAATACTCAGTACAGGATGACCATACGCTGCGGCTTTACGAAACGGCCCTTGACATGGCTGAAATCAACAAAACGCTGATGCTTGAAAATATCTCCGTAACCAGTTCACAACTTTGCAATGACACTCTGGAGGATTATTTCAAAAAAGTCACAGGGGGAGAAGGCATTGCTTAA
- a CDS encoding ABC transporter permease, giving the protein MLNLVQTEFLKLRRRKFIWLMFLASLLMPLVAIFYFGTSSMAGVTPIQFYKWAALSYTPWIILPLVLGMFCTMLIYDENQNNMLKQLWIVPVSKTGYFFSKFTVVMVYSLCFMLLTAVSSILAGIVPGMIAFTSDSVSFLFIKCLEIGVLTPFAMIPVLAVAVSQKGYILPVCVTIVYTFLGFILLMVNMYVHPLSSTAAIIMRNIEGVVMNEPIHIGKAFLCIGIWAAAGAVWARIALGKGN; this is encoded by the coding sequence TTGCTTAATCTTGTTCAGACGGAGTTCCTAAAGCTCCGGCGAAGAAAATTTATCTGGCTGATGTTCCTTGCCTCATTGCTTATGCCCCTTGTTGCCATATTCTATTTTGGCACGTCGAGTATGGCAGGGGTTACGCCCATACAGTTTTACAAGTGGGCGGCCTTGTCCTATACGCCTTGGATTATCCTTCCTCTTGTGCTGGGGATGTTCTGCACTATGCTGATTTACGACGAAAACCAAAATAATATGTTAAAGCAGCTATGGATTGTTCCTGTCAGCAAAACAGGTTACTTTTTTAGCAAGTTTACGGTTGTAATGGTTTATTCGCTCTGCTTTATGCTCCTTACAGCAGTTAGCTCCATTTTGGCGGGGATTGTACCGGGGATGATTGCATTTACAAGCGACAGCGTTTCTTTTTTGTTTATCAAGTGCTTGGAAATCGGGGTTTTAACGCCTTTCGCCATGATACCCGTACTTGCCGTGGCCGTTTCGCAGAAAGGCTATATCCTGCCGGTATGTGTGACCATCGTTTATACATTCCTTGGCTTTATCCTGCTCATGGTGAACATGTACGTCCATCCTCTTTCCAGTACGGCGGCTATTATCATGCGGAATATTGAGGGAGTTGTTATGAACGAGCCAATTCACATAGGAAAAGCCTTTCTATGTATCGGCATATGGGCAGCAGCCGGGGCGGTTTGGGCGAGGATTGCGCTGGGAAAAGGAAACTAG
- a CDS encoding ABC transporter permease, whose amino-acid sequence MKSLSLIPVSVSDLIRAKLIMTAVFSVVLYAFLFAVTLTVEAVLHISLLDLAMVLNFAKIYLLEGICLFLAVSPIIAIVYRLKKGYWLALVYAEIYSFLGLFFGMPSTMRYIYPITAAFCVAGYYETTPVQLVISLFSLLACGGLSLLFLHGLNREHDIH is encoded by the coding sequence ATGAAATCCCTCTCCCTTATCCCTGTCAGCGTTTCAGATTTAATACGGGCAAAGCTGATTATGACGGCAGTTTTTTCCGTTGTCCTGTATGCTTTTTTGTTTGCGGTCACATTGACCGTAGAAGCGGTGCTTCATATTTCTTTGCTTGATTTGGCTATGGTGCTTAACTTCGCTAAAATATATCTTTTAGAAGGGATTTGCCTGTTTCTGGCCGTATCTCCCATCATAGCCATTGTATACAGGCTAAAAAAAGGTTACTGGCTTGCTCTCGTATACGCTGAAATCTATTCATTCCTTGGCCTTTTTTTCGGGATGCCAAGCACAATGCGCTACATTTATCCAATTACAGCGGCCTTTTGCGTGGCAGGTTATTATGAAACAACACCTGTTCAATTGGTTATCAGCTTGTTCAGTCTATTAGCTTGTGGCGGTTTATCGCTGCTGTTTTTACACGGGCTGAATAGAGAGCATGATATTCATTGA
- a CDS encoding ornithine--oxo-acid transaminase, translating into MSKSEKIIEITEKYSAHNYNPLPVVVCKAKGVWVEDLDGNKYMDMLSAYSAVGQGHCHPKIISVLKEQADKVTLTSRAFHNDKFGPFCQKVANLAGKDMVLPMNTGAEAVETAIKAARRWAYDVKKLPENSAEIIVCEDNFHGRTTTIISFSSEEDYKRGFGPFTPGFKIIPYGDIDALKSAITPNTAAFLLEPIQGEAGINVPYDGYLKDAYDLCKQNNVLFIADEIQTGLGRTGKMFACDWENVVPDIYILGKALGGGVAPVSAVVADKEILGLFEPGSHGSTFGGNPLACACAIAALEVIEEENLVERSLKMGEYFQEKLKEIKNPIIKDIRGKGLLIGVELTEEARPYCEALMKKGLLCKDTHAAVIRFAPPLIITKEEIDWAMEKIKSVLG; encoded by the coding sequence TACCGGTAGTTGTGTGTAAGGCTAAAGGAGTTTGGGTTGAAGATTTGGATGGCAACAAATACATGGATATGCTCAGCGCATACTCAGCAGTAGGTCAGGGCCATTGCCATCCAAAAATAATATCCGTGCTTAAAGAACAGGCTGATAAGGTAACACTGACATCTAGGGCCTTCCACAATGATAAGTTCGGGCCATTCTGTCAAAAGGTCGCCAATCTTGCCGGTAAAGATATGGTACTTCCAATGAATACAGGCGCAGAAGCTGTAGAAACGGCAATAAAAGCTGCTCGGCGCTGGGCCTATGATGTGAAGAAATTGCCCGAAAATTCGGCAGAAATTATCGTATGTGAGGATAATTTTCACGGCCGCACTACAACTATAATCTCTTTTTCTTCAGAAGAGGATTATAAGAGAGGTTTTGGCCCATTTACCCCCGGTTTTAAAATTATCCCTTATGGTGACATCGACGCACTTAAATCGGCTATCACGCCAAATACTGCCGCTTTCCTTTTGGAGCCCATTCAGGGTGAAGCGGGAATAAATGTGCCGTATGATGGATATTTAAAAGATGCATATGATTTATGTAAACAAAATAACGTGCTTTTTATCGCCGATGAAATTCAAACCGGTTTGGGACGCACCGGAAAAATGTTTGCTTGTGATTGGGAAAACGTTGTGCCTGACATCTATATACTGGGTAAGGCCCTTGGCGGTGGTGTAGCGCCTGTTTCTGCCGTTGTGGCAGACAAAGAAATCCTTGGTCTTTTTGAGCCAGGCTCCCACGGCTCTACTTTTGGAGGAAACCCCTTGGCTTGTGCATGTGCTATAGCAGCGCTGGAGGTTATAGAAGAAGAAAATCTTGTTGAACGCTCCTTAAAAATGGGCGAATATTTTCAAGAAAAGCTCAAGGAAATCAAAAACCCGATTATAAAAGACATTCGCGGTAAAGGTCTGCTTATAGGTGTTGAATTGACAGAAGAAGCTCGACCATACTGTGAAGCTTTGATGAAAAAAGGACTTCTCTGCAAAGACACCCACGCTGCCGTTATCCGCTTTGCTCCACCACTAATTATTACAAAAGAAGAAATTGATTGGGCAATGGAAAAAATAAAATCAGTTTTAGGCTAA